One genomic segment of Virgibacillus doumboii includes these proteins:
- a CDS encoding helix-turn-helix domain-containing protein, with translation MFDGSIIKKLRKQKNLSLNELAIKSEVSMATISQIERGNTDPTITTVYKLCKGLDTTIATLIAGDDEPDGVVRKDNRKTITLPESKVTYQLLSSPLKQNLEMVLVELNPHQKDRKLVTHKGEECGLVLQGKLVVMLGNEEILLEEGDSITFNSMTPHRYINPTGEKSISVWAMTPPDF, from the coding sequence ATGTTTGACGGCAGTATTATTAAGAAACTACGAAAACAAAAGAACCTTTCTTTAAACGAACTCGCGATAAAATCCGAGGTAAGTATGGCAACAATCAGTCAAATTGAAAGAGGTAATACAGATCCTACCATTACAACCGTATATAAACTGTGCAAGGGGCTTGATACAACGATAGCCACGCTTATCGCAGGTGATGATGAGCCTGATGGCGTTGTAAGAAAAGATAACCGGAAAACTATTACACTGCCAGAATCAAAGGTAACCTACCAATTGCTTTCCTCGCCTCTGAAGCAAAATTTAGAGATGGTATTGGTAGAGCTTAACCCTCATCAGAAAGACCGGAAACTGGTTACCCATAAAGGAGAAGAGTGTGGTTTGGTCCTTCAGGGCAAGCTGGTCGTCATGTTGGGAAACGAAGAAATTCTTCTGGAAGAAGGGGACAGCATTACGTTTAATAGTATGACTCCCCACAGGTATATCAACCCAACCGGCGAAAAATCAATTTCAGTCTGGGCCATGACACCACCTGATTTTTAG